A genomic window from Methanovulcanius yangii includes:
- a CDS encoding universal stress protein yields the protein MGYYSGLIKRKFKDVVGSRYETVQQEYHEFLPTEEELLPREIKKILLPLDISVEGITDELCELIGIYEADVSLMYITDARIYGIIQDALSPQAGEDFRIKKEEYGAALMDRIETCLEPLGARVHRRMFLGDKIEDVIKAMNDYDMIIIPKSYGSHDPTSREVSPISMVLAQSVRLPTVVY from the coding sequence ATGGGATATTATTCAGGACTTATCAAAAGAAAATTCAAGGATGTCGTAGGTTCACGATATGAAACGGTGCAGCAGGAGTATCACGAGTTTCTTCCGACAGAAGAAGAACTCCTGCCGCGTGAAATCAAAAAGATCCTCCTTCCTCTGGACATTTCTGTCGAAGGGATCACCGATGAACTCTGTGAACTGATCGGTATATACGAAGCGGATGTCTCCCTCATGTACATCACCGACGCCAGGATATATGGAATAATCCAGGACGCCCTCAGCCCCCAGGCAGGCGAGGATTTCAGGATCAAAAAGGAGGAGTACGGGGCCGCCCTCATGGACAGAATCGAAACCTGTCTCGAACCGCTGGGCGCCCGGGTACACCGGAGAATGTTTCTGGGCGACAAGATTGAGGACGTCATCAAAGCGATGAATGACTATGACATGATCATCATCCCGAAGTCCTATGGAAGTCATGATCCCACCTCCAGGGAAGTGAGTCCCATCTCCATGGTCCTGGCCCAGAGTGTCCGTCTCCCGACGGTCGTCTACTAG
- a CDS encoding archaemetzincin family Zn-dependent metalloprotease produces MSFLIFWDNSSPEGLQVPVARGISGILECPVEVVENPVILRGFDGARNQYNASRILTEMQDIYTRLYGIGDNILIVTGKDLYIPGRDFVFGLARPNIKASIVSTARLRNSYYGRREDIYDTIDRVIKEGTHELAHTLGLEHCDDNECIMFCPNTLDELDRKRKTLCPECRERLTRAIEELCPD; encoded by the coding sequence ATGAGTTTCCTTATCTTTTGGGATAACAGTTCACCAGAGGGACTCCAGGTGCCGGTGGCACGGGGTATATCCGGCATTCTCGAATGCCCGGTCGAGGTCGTGGAAAACCCGGTGATATTGAGGGGATTTGACGGGGCAAGGAACCAGTACAATGCAAGCAGGATCCTCACCGAGATGCAGGATATCTATACACGCCTCTATGGGATAGGGGATAATATCCTGATTGTGACCGGAAAGGATCTCTATATTCCGGGGCGTGATTTCGTCTTCGGGCTTGCACGTCCGAATATCAAAGCATCCATCGTCTCCACCGCGCGCCTCCGTAACAGCTACTACGGCAGACGCGAGGACATATACGATACCATTGACCGGGTGATTAAGGAAGGCACCCACGAGCTTGCCCACACACTCGGTCTCGAGCACTGCGACGATAACGAGTGCATCATGTTCTGCCCGAACACCCTCGATGAGCTTGACCGGAAGAGAAAGACCCTCTGCCCGGAGTGCAGGGAGAGGCTCACCCGCGCAATTGAGGAACTGTGCCCTGATTGA
- the cmk gene encoding (d)CMP kinase translates to MRITISGPPGSGTTSLAKYLVARHGYALISAGEVFRTLAAEHEMDLASFGTLAEKDDSVDRMIDSRQKEIGEARDDIIIEGRLAGHMIDNADIRIWIMASVECRSIRISDREGLDAQTAAELTIEREECEAGRYLNYYGIDIGDLNIYDLVINSEVWGIEETGAIVDAAIAGIR, encoded by the coding sequence ATGCGTATCACCATCAGTGGCCCTCCGGGGAGCGGCACGACCTCGCTTGCGAAGTATCTGGTTGCCCGGCATGGGTATGCCCTGATCTCTGCAGGCGAGGTGTTTCGCACCCTTGCAGCAGAACATGAGATGGATCTCGCGTCCTTCGGGACTCTCGCAGAAAAGGATGACTCCGTCGATCGGATGATTGACAGTCGGCAGAAGGAGATCGGTGAGGCGAGGGATGATATCATCATCGAGGGACGTCTCGCCGGTCATATGATCGACAATGCCGATATCCGGATATGGATTATGGCATCAGTCGAATGCCGGTCCATCCGTATCTCGGACCGCGAGGGTCTGGATGCACAGACGGCGGCCGAGCTTACCATCGAACGTGAAGAATGTGAAGCCGGACGGTACCTGAACTACTATGGCATCGACATCGGGGACCTCAACATCTATGATCTGGTGATCAATTCAGAGGTCTGGGGCATTGAGGAGACCGGGGCCATTGTCGATGCCGCTATTGCGGGTATCCGCTGA
- a CDS encoding site-specific integrase: MKPIGEYISLFQQNKGTQITYRGSIYKFLDFKYGKQRKDKQVTEAEKEIYEGLMAQYLESVEDFSADMLAFSISLESSAPITAKNVFSQVVGFFEHHDLELNKRERKRTVRRLPKGGVRTVERDMDAEVIRKILFHSDAKATALYLILASSGMRIGEALQIRVSDVNLDAVPAEITIRGEYTKTGHQRYTFISDEATAALIEWLKVREDYIRAAQNKNRGLIDAQRSGARVDEDRRLFPFSANTAYEAWRSTLKKAGLYSKDESTGRTQIHIHQFRKFFISQLSLAGAKEVAETLAGHEGYLTSAYRRYTKTQLAEEYLEGMERLNIYESQGIRTLNESVKEQKEMYNELALENTKLKKDFEALRQENELIRSDERWIEELINKRLSELLQAKS; this comes from the coding sequence ATGAAACCCATAGGGGAGTATATTTCCTTGTTCCAACAGAACAAGGGGACGCAAATAACATACAGGGGTTCTATCTACAAGTTTCTCGATTTCAAATACGGCAAGCAGCGGAAAGACAAACAGGTAACAGAGGCAGAGAAAGAGATCTACGAGGGGCTAATGGCCCAATACCTGGAATCTGTCGAAGACTTCTCGGCGGACATGCTCGCTTTCTCCATCTCGCTGGAATCATCCGCACCAATCACAGCCAAGAATGTCTTTTCTCAAGTGGTCGGGTTCTTTGAGCACCACGATCTTGAATTGAACAAGCGGGAACGCAAGAGGACCGTCCGGCGGCTACCAAAGGGGGGCGTTAGGACCGTCGAGAGGGACATGGATGCGGAGGTTATCAGGAAGATCCTCTTTCACAGCGACGCAAAGGCGACCGCGTTATATCTGATCCTTGCCTCTTCGGGGATGCGAATAGGCGAAGCGTTGCAGATCCGTGTGTCTGATGTGAACCTCGATGCGGTTCCGGCGGAGATCACGATCAGGGGAGAGTACACAAAAACGGGGCACCAGCGATATACCTTCATCTCAGATGAAGCGACGGCAGCCCTGATTGAATGGTTGAAGGTCCGCGAGGATTACATCCGTGCGGCACAGAACAAGAACCGGGGACTTATTGACGCTCAGAGATCGGGGGCCCGTGTTGATGAGGATCGGCGCCTGTTTCCCTTCTCTGCAAACACCGCCTATGAAGCCTGGAGGAGCACCCTAAAGAAAGCCGGACTCTATAGCAAGGACGAGAGCACGGGCCGGACGCAGATCCATATTCACCAGTTCAGGAAGTTCTTTATCTCGCAGCTGTCCCTCGCAGGGGCGAAAGAGGTCGCCGAAACGCTCGCGGGCCACGAGGGATATCTCACATCGGCATACCGGCGATACACGAAAACACAGCTCGCCGAGGAATATCTCGAAGGTATGGAACGCCTCAATATCTACGAATCACAGGGGATCCGCACCCTTAACGAGAGCGTGAAAGAACAAAAGGAGATGTACAACGAGCTGGCCCTCGAAAACACGAAATTAAAGAAAGACTTTGAAGCACTTCGGCAGGAGAACGAGCTCATACGGTCCGATGAAAGGTGGATAGAGGAACTTATTAATAAGAGACTCTCCGAGCTACTTCAGGCCAAATCATAA
- a CDS encoding energy-coupling factor transporter transmembrane component T family protein: MADILQYKRIDGVFHHMNALTKIAFLLFVIILAIISTNPVVLIAIVAALFLLAVIGKFAVELARQIPMLLFLSAGLILLTVLTMQSGEVMGYLIPSAIPVIGGYIPITTGALNFAIVLSLRFFAMLFAFQLMVISTQTRDLVAALQQIRFPVDYTLMLLIAIRFIPTLQLEGKRIQEAQLARAYNPGGGVMGKVRALTPIIIPLVSNALGKANVLGLTIDLRGLRTMERTPSTDKPFGIADYVMIAAVAICAIVAVAYYGGII; this comes from the coding sequence ATGGCAGACATTCTTCAGTATAAACGAATCGACGGTGTATTCCACCACATGAATGCCCTGACAAAGATCGCGTTCCTGCTCTTTGTCATCATTCTTGCGATAATCTCCACAAATCCCGTGGTCCTGATTGCAATCGTAGCGGCTCTTTTCCTTCTAGCCGTGATCGGAAAATTTGCCGTTGAACTCGCACGGCAGATCCCGATGCTCCTCTTCCTGAGTGCGGGGCTCATCCTTCTCACCGTGCTTACGATGCAGAGCGGTGAAGTGATGGGATACCTTATACCATCGGCGATTCCGGTCATCGGAGGCTATATCCCCATCACAACCGGGGCGCTGAACTTTGCCATTGTGCTCTCGCTCAGGTTCTTTGCCATGCTCTTTGCATTCCAGTTGATGGTGATCTCGACCCAGACGAGAGACCTGGTGGCAGCACTCCAGCAGATTCGCTTCCCTGTCGATTACACGCTGATGCTTCTCATCGCCATTCGCTTTATTCCGACGCTCCAGCTGGAAGGAAAAAGAATACAGGAAGCACAGCTTGCACGGGCATACAACCCGGGGGGAGGGGTAATGGGAAAGGTCCGGGCTCTCACCCCCATCATCATACCGCTCGTCTCCAACGCCCTTGGAAAGGCAAATGTTCTCGGGCTGACCATTGACCTGCGCGGACTGCGCACCATGGAACGAACACCGTCCACCGACAAACCATTCGGAATTGCCGACTATGTCATGATTGCCGCAGTCGCCATCTGTGCCATCGTGGCCGTCGCCTACTATGGCGGCATTATCTGA
- a CDS encoding replication factor C large subunit — protein MDWASKYRPQHLKDIVGNGTAIRRISEWARDWTTGTKPLLLYGKPGIGKTTAAYALANDMNWEVIELNASDQRTRAIIERIAGTSSTTASLTGASRKLIIFDEADNLHGNADRGGAKAIVDTIKASRQPIILIANDMYGMDAALRYLCEPVQFKALPARSIAPHLRYICSAEGIECSPDALSSIAEQAGGDMRSAVTMLDAAAAGEDRLDAEDVHTARKDERTTIFQLITATYHGEDDDSLMRRAWEVDEEPDTIEQWLEESIGNFEDPESRWEAFEALAGADRFIGRTYRRQYYTLWKYATALMVIGSAGAATRKPTSPGRIMPPGRWKKMGAGRKQKLIRRSVLRKVSGAYHIPEQALMEDFLTPVTIMVEKNPDYFTRELHLEQDELEFFIGNKKTAASVMKEIAKERREEEKGYTKEKVKKGENETKKSPRKVQDPIDPAPPESSPAAGQDEPVQEPDRAQKTLFDGF, from the coding sequence ATGGACTGGGCCTCAAAATATCGTCCGCAGCACCTCAAAGACATCGTCGGTAACGGAACGGCCATCCGTCGTATATCCGAATGGGCACGGGACTGGACCACCGGAACAAAGCCGCTGCTCCTCTACGGAAAACCCGGCATAGGGAAGACGACGGCAGCCTATGCTCTGGCAAATGACATGAACTGGGAGGTGATCGAACTCAACGCGAGCGACCAGCGGACGCGTGCCATCATCGAAAGGATCGCCGGCACATCCAGTACCACCGCAAGTCTCACCGGCGCATCTCGCAAACTCATCATCTTCGATGAAGCCGACAACCTCCACGGTAATGCCGACCGTGGCGGCGCAAAGGCAATTGTCGATACGATAAAGGCATCGCGTCAGCCGATCATTCTCATCGCAAATGACATGTACGGTATGGATGCGGCCCTCCGGTACCTCTGCGAACCCGTCCAGTTCAAAGCCCTTCCCGCCCGCTCCATCGCCCCTCACCTGAGATATATCTGTTCAGCCGAAGGAATTGAATGTTCGCCGGATGCCCTCTCCTCCATCGCCGAACAGGCAGGAGGAGATATGCGTTCGGCCGTGACCATGCTGGATGCCGCCGCCGCCGGAGAGGATCGCCTCGATGCAGAAGATGTCCACACCGCCAGAAAAGACGAACGGACCACCATCTTCCAGCTGATAACCGCCACCTATCACGGGGAGGACGACGATTCCCTCATGCGCCGGGCATGGGAAGTCGATGAAGAGCCAGACACCATTGAGCAGTGGCTGGAAGAATCAATCGGCAACTTTGAGGACCCGGAGAGCCGTTGGGAGGCTTTTGAAGCGCTTGCCGGAGCCGACCGGTTTATCGGGCGTACCTACCGCCGCCAGTATTATACCCTCTGGAAATATGCCACCGCCCTCATGGTGATCGGCAGCGCAGGAGCGGCAACGCGAAAGCCAACTTCCCCCGGCCGAATCATGCCCCCCGGACGCTGGAAGAAGATGGGGGCGGGACGAAAGCAGAAACTGATCCGTCGTTCGGTATTGCGAAAAGTGTCAGGCGCCTATCATATCCCCGAACAAGCCCTGATGGAGGATTTTCTGACCCCGGTGACGATCATGGTGGAGAAGAATCCCGATTATTTCACCCGCGAGCTCCACCTGGAACAGGACGAACTCGAATTTTTCATCGGGAACAAAAAGACCGCCGCAAGCGTGATGAAAGAGATCGCAAAGGAACGCAGGGAAGAGGAAAAAGGGTACACTAAGGAGAAGGTCAAAAAGGGTGAAAATGAGACGAAGAAATCTCCCCGTAAGGTCCAGGACCCGATTGACCCGGCCCCGCCCGAATCCTCTCCCGCGGCGGGACAGGATGAACCGGTACAGGAACCGGACAGGGCGCAAAAGACGCTTTTTGACGGGTTCTAA
- a CDS encoding universal stress protein, with the protein MKILVLIDGSMWSHKAAMYALQIAKKKNAEIMLFSVLDKRESKSMAFNFCTQSNMCDRIENYESQIWRDMRRSINDEMTQMLIQLGKQRVIATSRIVEGDLVREVVNEANTGGYSLIIMGASGKQARATPSKLFVNISNEVAIPLFIAH; encoded by the coding sequence ATGAAGATATTAGTACTCATCGACGGCTCGATGTGGAGCCACAAGGCGGCGATGTATGCCCTTCAGATCGCCAAGAAAAAGAACGCGGAGATCATGCTCTTCTCGGTTCTCGACAAGCGGGAATCGAAATCCATGGCATTTAATTTCTGCACGCAAAGCAACATGTGCGACCGGATTGAAAACTACGAATCGCAGATCTGGCGCGATATGCGCCGCAGTATCAATGACGAGATGACCCAGATGCTCATCCAGCTGGGAAAACAGCGGGTCATCGCCACATCACGGATAGTAGAAGGTGATCTCGTCAGGGAAGTGGTCAATGAAGCAAACACGGGCGGATATTCCCTTATTATCATGGGTGCATCCGGAAAGCAGGCCCGTGCCACCCCCAGCAAACTCTTTGTCAATATCTCCAATGAAGTGGCCATCCCCCTCTTCATCGCCCATTAA
- a CDS encoding ArsB/NhaD family transporter has protein sequence MLTIIQLLTLVVFILTYILIIDERIHRAVAAMAGAAVVVFLGIVPWESMLEHVDFGTIFLLMGMMIIINVARHSGLFEYIAIVTAKLAKGSPIMVLVLFSLVTAVTSAFLDNVTTVLLLTPMLLYITKLMDLNPVPFLLAEIMSSNIGGAGTLIGDPPNIMIASSAGLSFNEFLTIMGPIALVDTIIIVAMFVLIYGKSMKVSTEEREIIARTIGGLDERAAIQDMKLFRRSVIVILFVVLLFFVHSNIGALLHPLLPFVDQAMTLEPAEVALIGAAIILIWSRIQPDEIFEKIEWTSLFFFAGLFIIVGALVEVGIIAMISEYMISTVSTTQEAMFIIAWFSAFASAIVDNIPLTAALIPLIHDMSVSMDVYPLWWALSLGACMGGNGTAIAASANVVVLGVSER, from the coding sequence ATGCTAACCATCATACAACTCCTCACGCTCGTTGTCTTTATTCTCACGTACATCCTGATCATTGACGAACGCATTCACCGTGCCGTCGCAGCAATGGCCGGTGCAGCGGTTGTGGTCTTCCTTGGGATCGTCCCGTGGGAAAGCATGCTGGAACATGTGGATTTCGGGACCATCTTCCTTCTCATGGGGATGATGATCATCATCAATGTGGCCAGGCACAGCGGTCTCTTTGAATACATCGCCATCGTGACCGCCAAACTGGCGAAAGGAAGCCCAATCATGGTCCTGGTGCTCTTCTCGCTGGTCACCGCCGTTACGAGCGCCTTTCTCGATAACGTGACGACGGTCCTGCTGCTCACTCCGATGCTCCTCTATATCACGAAGCTGATGGACCTCAACCCGGTACCATTCCTCCTGGCCGAGATCATGTCCTCGAACATCGGCGGGGCGGGCACCCTGATTGGCGATCCCCCCAACATCATGATCGCATCCTCGGCAGGACTCTCATTCAATGAATTCCTGACCATAATGGGCCCGATCGCACTCGTCGATACGATCATCATCGTTGCCATGTTCGTCCTTATCTACGGCAAAAGCATGAAGGTCAGCACGGAGGAACGTGAGATCATTGCGAGAACCATAGGCGGACTCGATGAACGGGCGGCCATCCAGGACATGAAACTCTTCAGGAGATCCGTCATCGTAATCCTCTTCGTGGTTCTGCTCTTCTTCGTCCACAGCAACATAGGTGCACTCCTGCATCCGCTCCTGCCCTTTGTCGACCAGGCAATGACCCTCGAACCCGCCGAGGTGGCGCTCATCGGTGCCGCCATCATCCTCATCTGGTCGAGAATCCAGCCGGATGAGATCTTCGAGAAGATAGAATGGACATCCCTGTTCTTCTTCGCAGGTCTCTTCATCATCGTCGGGGCCCTCGTTGAAGTCGGGATCATCGCAATGATTTCGGAATACATGATCAGCACCGTGAGCACCACCCAGGAGGCCATGTTTATCATCGCGTGGTTCTCGGCATTTGCATCGGCCATAGTCGACAACATCCCACTGACGGCTGCACTCATCCCGCTCATTCACGACATGAGTGTCTCCATGGACGTATACCCGCTCTGGTGGGCTCTCTCCCTTGGTGCCTGCATGGGTGGAAACGGGACGGCGATTGCCGCATCGGCCAATGTGGTGGTTCTCGGGGTCTCTGAGCGCTAA
- a CDS encoding DUF106 domain-containing protein, with the protein MAKAPPAKKSVGGGMMGFFIIMLIVMGIYSIQPIRDVVAQAADVILSPFFSIFGNEPYSWVIVILVLSALTGLYSSLLQKYTIDYEKMQVQQQKMKDFQKMFREAQLSGDEKRVRKLNEKREKLMQDQMAMSQEQFKPMGWIMLITVPIWIWLFWTISGFPVEELPTITFPYWGELALSDPTALFLPAWIIWYMICSLCLSQVIRKGLNIGGL; encoded by the coding sequence GTGGCAAAGGCTCCTCCGGCAAAGAAATCTGTCGGCGGCGGTATGATGGGATTTTTCATCATCATGCTGATTGTGATGGGGATCTACTCCATCCAACCAATACGGGATGTTGTTGCCCAGGCGGCAGATGTCATCCTCTCCCCGTTCTTTTCGATCTTTGGGAATGAGCCCTACAGCTGGGTCATTGTAATTCTCGTCCTTTCGGCACTGACGGGTCTGTATTCTTCTCTTCTCCAGAAATATACAATAGACTACGAGAAGATGCAGGTACAGCAGCAGAAAATGAAGGATTTCCAGAAGATGTTTCGCGAGGCCCAGCTCTCGGGAGACGAAAAGCGGGTGCGCAAACTCAATGAGAAGCGCGAGAAACTCATGCAGGACCAGATGGCCATGTCCCAGGAGCAGTTCAAGCCCATGGGGTGGATCATGCTCATCACGGTGCCTATCTGGATATGGCTGTTCTGGACCATCTCCGGTTTCCCTGTAGAGGAACTCCCGACCATTACCTTCCCGTACTGGGGCGAACTGGCCCTCAGCGATCCGACGGCGCTCTTCCTGCCCGCATGGATCATATGGTACATGATCTGTTCCCTCTGTCTGAGTCAGGTCATACGCAAGGGGTTGAATATCGGGGGTCTCTGA
- a CDS encoding phage tail tape measure protein: protein MTQVIKELMVVLGLKNNLSTQMDKATRGINKNALAIGAAMTGVGIAAAAMVSDINSTFMDFDTAMAQVKSLGGVTVEQMEAMEDAAISISKQLPISADEVAEGFYMMRSAGYSAEEAIAGIPAIADMAVAGNLDMAEAVDATTMVLDVYGDRAGDASHITDVLIGTVQDFKTTLPELQQELSKNIGVASTLGISFEELAAMNGMLKKDFTSSEEAGTAMKTMLMSLADETKQSKLADLGIAVKDAQGNFIGMESVLAGLGDALDDAGGNVEQMSIMQDIFGAYGVRAAMSLSRQSDELDDYASAVGESGAVQSALQAQLDTTASKTEIAENKMNAAKIALGEGMAPATAAAAGAVGIFADGLAGLPAPLQTVAGLGIFGAQGLAPLGPLMMLLSTTSIPSLGGALMTLAANPVVLIIAGIVALGLGLYALEKKFGVVSKAVDWVKARIMGFVDWLKGDGEGGILGFGDNLLLLLGPIGWVIYAFKNWEQIAETVTGVFDSIKNIILGAIDWLANAGSLMMDALVDGILTGKSPASAILSGFGAIGELIFDQNTVTPTPAPAASSGAAGGTVDQSITIVNPTISSPDDIDKLMTEIGSAQRQQRFRAGVSH from the coding sequence GTGACGCAGGTAATAAAAGAGCTCATGGTCGTTCTCGGCCTGAAGAATAACCTCTCCACACAAATGGACAAGGCTACCAGAGGGATCAACAAGAACGCTCTTGCCATCGGTGCCGCGATGACCGGCGTCGGTATCGCTGCCGCTGCGATGGTGTCCGACATAAATTCCACGTTCATGGACTTTGACACTGCGATGGCGCAGGTGAAGAGTCTGGGTGGCGTCACCGTCGAACAGATGGAAGCCATGGAAGATGCGGCCATATCGATCTCCAAACAGCTCCCGATATCTGCCGATGAAGTGGCCGAGGGCTTTTACATGATGCGCTCGGCGGGCTACTCCGCCGAGGAAGCTATCGCAGGCATCCCGGCCATCGCAGACATGGCGGTCGCTGGCAACCTTGACATGGCAGAGGCAGTCGATGCGACGACGATGGTGCTTGATGTCTACGGGGATAGAGCTGGCGACGCTAGCCACATTACTGATGTGTTGATCGGGACTGTGCAGGACTTCAAAACCACGTTACCAGAACTCCAGCAGGAACTCTCCAAAAACATCGGTGTCGCGTCAACATTGGGAATCTCATTCGAAGAGCTCGCCGCGATGAACGGTATGCTGAAGAAGGACTTCACGAGCTCGGAAGAGGCGGGCACGGCGATGAAGACCATGCTCATGTCTCTCGCTGATGAGACGAAGCAGAGCAAACTGGCAGATCTTGGCATCGCTGTAAAAGACGCACAGGGCAATTTTATCGGGATGGAATCCGTCCTCGCCGGGTTAGGTGATGCTCTTGATGACGCGGGAGGCAACGTTGAGCAGATGTCCATCATGCAGGATATCTTCGGGGCGTATGGGGTGCGGGCTGCCATGTCCCTGTCCCGACAGTCCGACGAGCTGGATGATTACGCATCCGCTGTCGGAGAGAGTGGGGCAGTTCAGAGCGCTTTACAGGCCCAACTCGACACGACCGCCTCGAAGACCGAGATCGCCGAGAACAAAATGAATGCGGCGAAGATCGCACTCGGCGAAGGGATGGCTCCCGCAACAGCGGCGGCCGCCGGGGCAGTTGGTATTTTCGCTGACGGTTTGGCAGGACTTCCGGCCCCACTCCAGACGGTGGCAGGCCTTGGGATATTCGGAGCGCAGGGGCTCGCACCCCTGGGGCCGCTGATGATGCTTTTGAGTACCACGTCAATTCCGAGTTTGGGTGGGGCCCTCATGACCCTTGCAGCGAACCCCGTCGTTCTTATCATCGCAGGCATCGTCGCACTCGGTCTCGGTCTTTACGCCCTTGAGAAAAAGTTTGGAGTCGTCTCGAAGGCGGTTGATTGGGTGAAGGCCCGGATCATGGGATTCGTCGATTGGCTGAAGGGAGACGGCGAAGGGGGCATCCTCGGATTCGGCGATAACCTCCTCCTCCTCCTCGGCCCGATTGGATGGGTGATCTACGCATTCAAAAACTGGGAGCAGATCGCTGAGACCGTAACGGGAGTTTTCGATTCGATAAAGAACATAATCCTCGGTGCCATCGACTGGCTCGCGAACGCCGGGTCGCTGATGATGGACGCCCTTGTCGATGGTATCCTCACCGGCAAGAGTCCTGCGTCTGCGATACTATCGGGTTTTGGGGCCATCGGCGAGTTGATCTTCGACCAGAACACCGTCACGCCAACTCCGGCCCCTGCGGCTTCCAGTGGCGCCGCTGGTGGCACGGTAGATCAGTCTATCACGATCGTGAACCCGACGATATCCTCGCCGGATGACATCGACAAGCTCATGACCGAAATCGGGTCGGCTCAGAGACAACAGCGGTTCAGAGCGGGGGTGTCGCATTGA
- a CDS encoding AAA family ATPase, with translation MSRGERQRLAIACVIAMQPEVIILDEPTTGLDPAEADRIMTILQNLSTSGHTVIMVSHDMQIVEHHARRIIRMESGRIVHDSGARNGGIA, from the coding sequence ATGAGCAGGGGAGAACGACAGCGCCTGGCCATTGCCTGCGTGATCGCAATGCAGCCGGAGGTGATCATCCTCGATGAACCGACCACCGGCCTTGACCCGGCAGAGGCGGACCGCATCATGACTATCCTTCAGAATCTCAGTACGTCTGGCCACACCGTCATCATGGTCAGTCACGACATGCAGATAGTTGAACATCATGCCCGGCGGATCATACGGATGGAAAGCGGGCGCATTGTGCATGACAGCGGTGCCAGGAACGGAGGGATCGCATAA
- a CDS encoding UPF0146 family protein produces MGTYKDIEEKFASFIHAHYHRPVEVGIGRNPHVAVRLAEAGLRVIATDIIERDVPGAVRFVVDDICAPDFSIYRGADIIYAVRPGVEMIPCLMEMARAVGADCIVYHLGNEIYLDGGEVIDAGIILHRYVRSP; encoded by the coding sequence ATGGGGACCTATAAGGATATTGAAGAGAAATTCGCGTCTTTTATTCATGCTCACTATCATCGGCCGGTCGAGGTGGGGATTGGCAGAAACCCTCATGTCGCAGTCCGGCTTGCGGAGGCGGGACTCCGGGTGATCGCAACCGATATTATTGAACGGGATGTGCCGGGTGCGGTCAGGTTTGTGGTGGATGATATCTGTGCTCCGGACTTCTCCATTTACCGGGGAGCCGACATTATCTATGCAGTTCGTCCGGGGGTCGAGATGATCCCCTGTCTCATGGAGATGGCACGTGCCGTCGGTGCCGACTGCATCGTCTATCATCTGGGAAATGAAATCTACCTCGACGGCGGAGAAGTGATCGATGCAGGTATAATCCTGCACCGGTATGTACGAAGCCCTTAG
- a CDS encoding ribbon-helix-helix domain-containing protein — MKRRVTITLEPETLQALDEAKGIASRSAVVGHILDLALAVSRDNGRKDEGASCLC, encoded by the coding sequence ATGAAACGTCGTGTGACCATAACACTCGAACCTGAGACCCTTCAGGCGCTTGATGAAGCAAAGGGTATTGCATCGAGATCTGCGGTCGTTGGGCACATCCTTGATCTGGCCCTAGCGGTCTCGCGGGACAACGGACGAAAAGACGAGGGGGCCTCCTGCCTGTGTTGA